From a single Lolium rigidum isolate FL_2022 chromosome 7, APGP_CSIRO_Lrig_0.1, whole genome shotgun sequence genomic region:
- the LOC124678546 gene encoding uncharacterized protein LOC124678546, which translates to MVAPIAVASAGLGMLAGVAMANRSLLQDGKHAAAVRWPQPRCATCSGTGRVECLCSRWSDGDGDGCRTCAGTRRMPCRSCGGSGTGLRATVRIDAASATPLQPRSSRR; encoded by the coding sequence ATGGTGGCTCCGATCGCGGTGGCGTCGGCGGGTCTCGGGATGCTGGCGGGCGTGGCCATGGCCAACAGGTCCTTGTTGCAGGACGGGAAGCACGCCGCGGCGGTGCGGTGGCCGCAGCCGCGCTGCGCGACGTGCAGCGGCACGGGCAGGGTGGAGTGCCTCTGCTCGCGGTGgtccgacggcgacggcgacgggtgCCGCACCTGCGCGGGCACGCGGAGGATGCCGTGCCGGAGCTGCGGCGGGTCCGGGACCGGCCTCCGGGCGACCGTGCGGATCGACGCCGCCTCCGCCACGCCGCTCCAGCCACGGTCCAGCAGGCGGTGA